From the genome of Mycoplasmopsis bovis PG45:
CATAGGTTGGAAATCTGCTTTATTGGCTTTTAATACATAATTGCATAAACTACCAATAACAGTTTTGTTATTAGGAATTGCCTTAGGTAAATTCATTAAGTATCTATCAACATTAATGGCACATATGATAGCACTAGCACTAGCTTCTAAATATCCATCAGTCCCAGTAAGTTGGCCAACAAAAAATATGTTTGGTTTAGATTTTAGACTAAAATTATCATCTAATACATTTGCAGAATTTATATAGTCATTTTTATGCATGACTCCATATCTTAATATTGATGAATTCCTTAGTGCTGGTATAGATTTTATAATTTCATTTTGCCAAGGAATTTTTATGTTTGTTTGAAAATTTACAATCCTTAGTAAATTTTCATTATACTCATCTTGTTTTAGTGAAATTACCGCATAAAAATCATTACTTTCAATTAATTCATCTGTTGAAAGAAGATTTTTTAGCTCTTTTTTGCCTTTATATGCAATAGTTTCAATTGAACTAAAGCCATGATTATGCACTAATGCAATTTCATTAGGCAAAGGTGAAATAAAGATCTCAGCATTAATGATTAGGCTATATAAATGTTCAAATTCAGCTTTGTTTAAGAAACAATAAAATAACTTATCATCATTATTGCTCTTTTGTACATAATCCCAATTTATAGTGCTTTTAAAAATTATAGGTTGAACTTGATCAAAGTAATTAAAGTTAGATTCGCCAACTAATTTTTTAATTTCTTTTTCTAAAGCAGGGCTACTTAGCGGCCCTGTTGCAATAATAGTAGGAATTGAATCATCAATTTCTATATATTCTTTTTCTATTATTTTAAGGTTTTTATGACTCTTTAAATAATTAGTAATATATTCTTGGAATTTATTCCTATCAACTAATAATGGTTCAGTAGCAACACTAGCGTAATCTGCAACTTTGATTATAAATGAATCTAGTAGTCTCATTTCTTGTTTTAGCACCCCTTTGGCACTAGTTATTTCATTAGAGTGAAAAGAGTCAGAGTAGGCTAGATTAGCAAATAAATCATTAGTTTGAATAGCATTCTTTTTTATTGATTTTACTTCAAATAGCTCAACTAAATAATTACGTTTAAGTAATTGATAACACACTTCGGAGCCAGAAATTCCTGCCCCAATAACTCTTATTTTTTTCATTTATGCTCCTTGACAAATATCGCACCGTGCGCAATTAATAGTATAAAATAGGCCTAAAAGTCAACAAAATGTGCAAAAAACTTTCACAATATTCCAAATATACACCGATCGTATATACTAATTAAGGTTATTTATTAATAGGAGATTTTATTACATAAATGTCAAAATCATTAGGTTCTTCAGTTTTAAGTGGAAGTAGCATTTCAACTGTTGCAGGCAACGGTATGACAGCTTTAGGTGCTGTAGGTTTAGTATTAGCATTACTAAGTGTTATCTTATTAACAGTTGTAGTATTAAAGTTCAAAGACAAATTTTCTAATAAGGTGAATATTGCATTTCCTGCAGCAGGATACTTACTTGGTTTACTAGGAATAATACTAGCAGCAGTTGCTATTAGCAAAAACGTAAATCCAGGCTTAGGCGATCTAGCTAGCGACCCAGTAGTTGTGATTAAAGGAACAGCAGCTTCAGGATTAGTGTTTGGCGTTTTATCCGCAGTAGTAACAATTGTTGCATTTATTAAATTCAAAAAACAACAATAGCAATAATATTAAATGATCCTAATCTTATAGATGGTCCACAGGATCATTTTTTATTTTTTTAAATGTCACCAAAATGTTTTTATTAAGTAATTTTAAAATTTCCTAGCAAAAAGCTAGGAAATTAATTGCTTTAACAAATTATAGTTTGTTTTTGCAATCACCAGTTTCAACGTATTCTTTTAAGTTATCTAATGAAATTTCAAGCATATTTGTTGCAGCTTCTTGTGTATATCAACCAATATGTGGAGACATAATAACACGTGGTCATAGGTCTAGTAATTCAGCAATAACAGGGTCATCGATTTTGTCAAAAGTTTTAAATAAGTATTCTTTTTCGTTGTTGAAAACATCAATAGCAGCACCAGCAAGTTTGCCACTCTTAACTGCATCTAAAATTGCTTTTTCATCTTGAATTTGGCCTCTAGAAGTATTAACTAAGATAGCACCATCTTTCATTTTGCTTAGCAGTTCAGCATTAACTAATTTGTCATTTTGCCCCTTGATATATGGCATATGCAAGGTCACGATGTCAGCTTGTTTTAGTCCCTCATCAAGTGAAACATATTCAATAACATCTGATAATGCTTTATTAGGCATAAGGTCATAACCTAATACTTTGGCACCAAAGCTCTTAAACATTTTAGCTGATTCATAACCAATTTTACCTGTACCCATAATAAGTACTGTACTTGATCTTAATTCTTTTGCAAAACCAAAGTCATCTACTGTAAAGTCTTTTTTGTGTGCTTTGTAGCCAAAGTGTAGTGATCTTCTTGATAATTGGTGTGCATATGAGAATGCTAATTCAGCTATAGCTGTTGGTGAGTATGATGGCACACGAGCCATTTTAATTCCTAATTCATGACCTGCAGCTAAGTCCATGTGGTCAAAGCCTGCTGTTCTAGTGAATACATAGTTGATTCCTTTTGCTTTAAGCAATTCTAAAATTTCACGATTTACAACATCATTTTCTCTAACAACAACACAGTCCATACCATCAACTAAGTGTATACGTTCTTTAGAAATAACTTCAGTAACAGCTGTAAGTTTTAAGTCTTTATATTTTTCTTTGACTTTTTCAAAAATAGGAAATTCTACTTCTTTAATGCCAAAAAATATAACGTTCATATAACTCCCTGGTGTTAGGAACCAAATATGGCTCCTAACAAAAATAAATAGACAAATTGATAATTTCTTATCAATTAAATTATACCTTTTATTGATTTACAGGGTGTTATAGGGCTTATATAAAGCAAAGAAAATTTGATTTACAAATAATTATCAATAAAACACAAAATAATTGAATATGGCTGTTTTATAATGGTAGAAGTGTTAATAGTGCATTATAAAATTACAGTTATAAGAAACAATATTTTCAATAAATTATGTTAATTATGTGAAAAAGTCAGCAATTTTGCCATATTTGTTCCATAGATAAAATGTTTTAAATAACTAAGCAAAAATATCTTTTCTGAAATATCAAAATAAGATAAATACTAAATTTGATTTGTTTGACTTCTCAATAACTTTATCATTTATTCATTTATAAATTTTTCAATTATGTTATTAAGTAAATAACTTTTTTCTTTATACACCATATGCGCAGAATCTTTTATTACTTCTATTTTGGCATTGGGGATTATTTTATTAAAATAAATTTTACTCATTTCACAATCTATAAGCTTGTCACTATCAGCTAAGACTATTAAAGTCGGAATTTTTACCAACAAGTATGCTTGCTCTATTTCATTGTGAATTTTATTACTTGTTAATTCCTTGTCGAGAGTTTTAACCCACTCATTATTGTAATAATTTGTATTAAATTTTAACTTAGCCGCAGAGACTCAGTTACTATCGTTTTGTAACGATTCTCAGTTATAGTAAATTAAAGGGATAAAGTTATTTAGATATTCTTCAAAATTTGAAGGCAGATATTTTTTATCTTTTCATACTTCTAAATTTAATTGTGTTTTATTGATTGGTGTTATTAAAATTAATCTTTTAAATAACTCTGGCTTTGTTTTATAGGCTAATACAGCAGTTGCCGCTCCCATTGATTTACCTATAAGAGTAATATTTTTAATATTATTTTTGGTAATAAATTCTATCAATAATTTAGCATAATAAATCACTGAAATTTTATGATTTTTAACAGGCTTAGTTAAGTTAGAACCTGGGAATTGCAGAGCATAATAATTAAATTTTTGATGCTGGCTAGAAAAGAACTCTAGTGCTGGATATTTTGAATTAAAACCATGGCAAAAAATGATATTTTGCTCACTATTATTGTCTTTAAAGTAATATGAATAGTCATAAATAATTTCCGATTTAGACATTAATAATATTATACAACCCGCAAACTTTTAAAATTAACTCTTTAATATTAGACAGAGATGAGTTTGTTGTATATAAATATGCTGACCTTACAAAAGACTCGACTTTATGATACTATCCAAATAAAACGATAAACAAAAATAGTATAAAAGCGCACAACTTAAATACTGAGCAAACTTATGAAAGACTAAGAATTAAAGAAGCACGAATATATGAAGTCTTTAAATAAAAAAGCACTATTGTTGTGCTTTAGGTGTTGCTTTTAAGTACATTAATTCGATTGAACTGTTAACAATAAAACCAGCTGAAGTTATAAATAACAATGAACTGTAGTAAAAAGCCATTTAAGATGTGAATAAACTTATGCTATGATGGCAAACCTTATCATAACGACAACTCTCCATATGTTTATGCCTGAAATTACAGCAGAGACATATTACAAAATAATTTTAAAGCAGCATATTGTGCTGATGAAGATGGGGAGTTCTATTTGCTAATATAAATTTCTATTGACGACTGATAAATAAATTTAGTAGCTAAAATCAGCATTTATTTTTTGTTTATTCATTAACAAAGCAAAAAGCACCACAAGTTAACTTGCGGCGCTTTTTGTTGCCTTTTGTTAAAATTTGAGTATCTAAATTAAAAAAAGAAAGGCTTTTACATTATATATGATTAGCAATGACAAAAATACTAGTTATTCAACTGACCTATGCTTGCTTAAAAAGAAATTAAATGTGCACGGCAAGTACAAGTTTAATTATGTACATTATGTAATTGATGAAACGAATTGAGATGAAATATTGACCAAGTCAAATCACAAAACCAATAAAAATAACATTAGCCCGTTGAGACTTAAAGAAATTCTTGAAAGGCTAATTGCTGGCTATGATATGAAAACTGTTTCTAATATTGTGGGGTTTAAATCAAGATCAATTTATAACTTATTTGACAGAATTACAATTGAAACAAAGCGTGGCTATGCTAAATATCAAAAGAAATGTAAATTGTGTGGTATGGACTTAAAAGGCAAAACAGTATATGTAATTAGTGCTCTCAAATTTTTGAATTTAATTGAAACAAGACATGATTCAAAAAAATTAGAAAACAATTCTAAATTGCTTATGAAATACATTGACATTTTTAAGTTTTACAAACAGTTACTGTACTTTTATTTGAAGAATAGAAATAGTTTTAACTTAGATAGTAAAGCTGTTAAACAGTCTGTGGCAAGCATTATTTTTAAATACATAAGAGAACTAGAAGCACAGGGAAAACTTCAAAATTCATATATTCCATCAGTTCAAAACTTTTACCGTATATTGGCTAAACATAGTGCTTTTGGTCTAAAATTAGATATTCTTCCATATAAATCAAACGGCAAA
Proteins encoded in this window:
- a CDS encoding 2-hydroxyacid dehydrogenase → MNVIFFGIKEVEFPIFEKVKEKYKDLKLTAVTEVISKERIHLVDGMDCVVVRENDVVNREILELLKAKGINYVFTRTAGFDHMDLAAGHELGIKMARVPSYSPTAIAELAFSYAHQLSRRSLHFGYKAHKKDFTVDDFGFAKELRSSTVLIMGTGKIGYESAKMFKSFGAKVLGYDLMPNKALSDVIEYVSLDEGLKQADIVTLHMPYIKGQNDKLVNAELLSKMKDGAILVNTSRGQIQDEKAILDAVKSGKLAGAAIDVFNNEKEYLFKTFDKIDDPVIAELLDLWPRVIMSPHIGWYTQEAATNMLEISLDNLKEYVETGDCKNKL
- a CDS encoding TIGR04554 family membrane protein, coding for MSKSLGSSVLSGSSISTVAGNGMTALGAVGLVLALLSVILLTVVVLKFKDKFSNKVNIAFPAAGYLLGLLGIILAAVAISKNVNPGLGDLASDPVVVIKGTAASGLVFGVLSAVVTIVAFIKFKKQQ
- a CDS encoding alpha/beta fold hydrolase — encoded protein: MSKSEIIYDYSYYFKDNNSEQNIIFCHGFNSKYPALEFFSSQHQKFNYYALQFPGSNLTKPVKNHKISVIYYAKLLIEFITKNNIKNITLIGKSMGAATAVLAYKTKPELFKRLILITPINKTQLNLEVWKDKKYLPSNFEEYLNNFIPLIYYNWESLQNDSNWVSAAKLKFNTNYYNNEWVKTLDKELTSNKIHNEIEQAYLLVKIPTLIVLADSDKLIDCEMSKIYFNKIIPNAKIEVIKDSAHMVYKEKSYLLNNIIEKFINE
- the trmFO gene encoding methylenetetrahydrofolate--tRNA-(uracil(54)-C(5))-methyltransferase (FADH(2)-oxidizing) TrmFO — protein: MKKIRVIGAGISGSEVCYQLLKRNYLVELFEVKSIKKNAIQTNDLFANLAYSDSFHSNEITSAKGVLKQEMRLLDSFIIKVADYASVATEPLLVDRNKFQEYITNYLKSHKNLKIIEKEYIEIDDSIPTIIATGPLSSPALEKEIKKLVGESNFNYFDQVQPIIFKSTINWDYVQKSNNDDKLFYCFLNKAEFEHLYSLIINAEIFISPLPNEIALVHNHGFSSIETIAYKGKKELKNLLSTDELIESNDFYAVISLKQDEYNENLLRIVNFQTNIKIPWQNEIIKSIPALRNSSILRYGVMHKNDYINSANVLDDNFSLKSKPNIFFVGQLTGTDGYLEASASAIICAINVDRYLMNLPKAIPNNKTVIGSLCNYVLKANKADFQPMEANWGLVEDIHLVPYNNEGKKKLSDRALFEIKEFIKQNL